The Methanocella arvoryzae MRE50 genome includes a region encoding these proteins:
- a CDS encoding TrmB family transcriptional regulator yields MEQHFDEKTLSKLSMFGMTEYESKVYLTLLVKGAQEASKVSRYSGLPRPHTYSVLKTLQMRGLVTVIPESVNRYRAVPLDEGLDLLIEEKEKQFSSLRIARDQLLSEIKPKEAIPDGSHSIVSLYYGRQNVYKLVDEMFQRCEHDVDIMTTSHGIVRFYKYFSDVASQFRRKDIAVRFIAPITPDVEDVAQKLARLVELRRIDTLPPIRFVLVDGKEVLFAEYPEDDFKSTGKETGIWINQPELGRMMKTLFDNTWKTTTAYPELQKTTEKED; encoded by the coding sequence ATGGAGCAGCATTTCGACGAAAAAACGCTGTCAAAGCTCAGCATGTTCGGGATGACGGAATACGAGTCCAAGGTCTACCTGACGCTCCTGGTCAAAGGCGCCCAGGAGGCCAGCAAAGTATCCCGGTACTCAGGCCTTCCCCGCCCGCACACTTATTCCGTTTTGAAAACCCTGCAGATGCGCGGCCTCGTCACTGTCATACCCGAATCGGTGAACCGCTACCGTGCGGTGCCGCTGGACGAAGGGCTGGACCTGCTCATCGAGGAGAAGGAGAAACAGTTCTCGTCCCTCCGCATCGCCCGGGACCAGCTCCTGTCGGAGATCAAGCCGAAGGAAGCGATCCCCGACGGCAGCCATTCCATCGTTTCCCTGTACTACGGCCGGCAGAACGTCTACAAGCTGGTCGACGAGATGTTCCAGCGGTGCGAGCACGACGTGGATATCATGACCACTTCCCACGGCATCGTCCGGTTCTACAAATACTTCAGCGACGTGGCCTCGCAGTTCCGGAGAAAGGACATCGCCGTCCGGTTTATTGCCCCGATCACTCCTGACGTGGAGGACGTCGCCCAGAAGCTGGCCCGGCTGGTAGAGCTCCGGCGAATCGACACGCTGCCCCCCATCCGGTTCGTGCTGGTGGACGGCAAAGAGGTACTGTTCGCCGAGTACCCCGAAGACGACTTCAAGTCTACGGGCAAAGAGACCGGCATCTGGATCAACCAGCCCGAGCTGGGCCGGATGATGAAGACGCTGTTCGACAACACATGGAAGACTACCACTGCTTATCCTGAGCTGCAGAAAACGACGGAAAAAGAGGACTGA
- a CDS encoding L-lactate permease, producing the protein MDIAGLIISLLPLIVVFLGIVLFKKSGSVMVVVALALTAFLAWWYFNTGLDVIFGGIIMGILKSLGIAVAIVFAMFMVFLMQITGALNRISDAIHNIAGTREEKALFVGMGFGSFVTALGLVTPTLFPPLLVAMGFTPLAAIAIACLGYDPLCSFALLSLPITLPASTVAGMGIPITEHSFAMNISIYLPVISVLFAFAILIVVGGVEAVKRSWLPALLSGLVISLSALGMVYTNIVPISVVGVVAGGLSMITLYAYSRIRSHLSKETPVATVAADGGTTSAPARKMSLLRALSPWLILILLVGIVSVPQISAVLKDAPGNAEVITAFANQKVDLDFLSQAYTWILVASVIGIFTMGATKEQVSKAMDTTVKRFLGPFLAYSLFFSIAYIMYYSGGSVIAGKFVPGALEANMDGIIGLALAAAFGSYYGLVAPIPGFIGSVIGGSETSSNVMFAKIQNVAVSQTIGADKFALAFGSMAVAGGIASAITPSKIHNACATLGEGGKTESEVMKVNAGVAIVLTAVTCVMTFLFLKIGLGF; encoded by the coding sequence ATGGATATTGCGGGTCTGATAATCTCGTTGCTTCCCCTGATCGTAGTGTTCCTGGGGATCGTATTGTTTAAAAAATCCGGTTCGGTAATGGTCGTTGTCGCGCTGGCGCTGACCGCATTCCTGGCATGGTGGTACTTCAACACCGGCCTCGACGTCATCTTTGGCGGCATCATCATGGGCATTCTCAAGTCCCTGGGCATTGCCGTTGCCATCGTGTTCGCCATGTTCATGGTATTCCTCATGCAGATCACCGGGGCGCTGAACCGCATATCTGATGCCATCCACAATATCGCAGGCACCAGGGAGGAAAAAGCGCTGTTCGTCGGCATGGGCTTCGGCTCGTTCGTGACAGCGCTCGGCCTCGTCACCCCGACCCTGTTCCCGCCTCTGCTGGTCGCCATGGGCTTCACACCGCTGGCCGCAATAGCGATCGCCTGCCTGGGCTACGACCCGCTGTGCTCGTTCGCGCTGCTGTCCCTGCCGATCACCCTGCCGGCCAGCACTGTCGCAGGAATGGGAATACCTATCACCGAGCACTCGTTCGCCATGAACATCTCGATCTACCTCCCCGTGATCAGCGTCCTCTTCGCCTTCGCCATCCTGATAGTGGTGGGAGGAGTTGAGGCCGTAAAGCGGTCCTGGCTGCCGGCGCTCCTGTCGGGCCTGGTCATCTCGCTATCCGCGCTCGGCATGGTCTATACGAACATAGTGCCGATATCGGTCGTAGGCGTGGTAGCAGGCGGACTGTCAATGATCACCCTGTATGCGTACAGTAGAATCCGCAGCCACCTGTCGAAAGAGACTCCTGTTGCCACAGTAGCGGCAGACGGTGGAACCACGAGCGCTCCGGCCCGGAAGATGTCCCTCCTGAGGGCGCTTTCCCCGTGGCTCATCCTGATCCTGCTGGTGGGCATCGTCAGCGTGCCCCAGATCTCCGCCGTCCTCAAAGATGCGCCGGGCAACGCTGAAGTCATCACCGCCTTTGCCAACCAGAAGGTAGACCTGGACTTCCTCTCCCAGGCATACACCTGGATCCTGGTCGCCTCTGTAATAGGCATCTTCACTATGGGAGCTACGAAAGAGCAGGTATCGAAAGCCATGGACACTACAGTAAAACGGTTCCTGGGCCCGTTCCTGGCGTACAGCCTGTTCTTCTCCATCGCCTACATCATGTACTACTCCGGGGGCTCAGTCATCGCGGGCAAGTTCGTCCCCGGAGCCCTGGAGGCCAACATGGACGGCATCATCGGACTGGCTCTGGCCGCGGCCTTCGGCTCATACTACGGCCTCGTCGCCCCAATCCCCGGCTTCATCGGCTCGGTTATCGGCGGCAGTGAGACGTCTTCCAACGTCATGTTCGCCAAGATCCAGAATGTGGCGGTCAGCCAGACCATCGGCGCGGACAAGTTCGCCCTCGCCTTCGGTTCCATGGCTGTCGCCGGCGGCATCGCCAGCGCCATCACTCCCTCGAAAATCCACAACGCCTGTGCCACACTGGGAGAGGGCGGCAAGACGGAGAGCGAAGTCATGAAAGTCAACGCGGGAGTAGCCATCGTCCTGACCGCGGTGACCTGCGTCATGACCTTCCTGTTCCTGAAGATAGGGCTGGGATTCTAA
- a CDS encoding L-lactate permease — translation MDIAGLIISLLPLLVVFTGIVLFKKSGSVMVIVALALTAFLAWWYFNTGLDIIYGGIVMGVLKSLGIGITVVFAMFMVFLMQVTGALNRISDAIHRVAGNKEEKALFVGMGFGSFVTALGLVTPALFPPLLVAMGFTPVAAIAIACLGYDPLCSFALLSLPITLPASAAAGMGIPITEHSFAMNISIYLPVISVLFAFAILIVVGGMEAMKRSWVPALLSGLVISLTALVLVYTQIVPLSIVGVVAGSASMLSLYLYHIAGQYLGKKEVALQETAKQPAMADGGARATGISLVKALSPWVILILLVSIASVPQIAGILKGVPGNLEVITAFANQKVDLDILSQAYTWILVASVIGIFTLGASKAQVSQALDLTVKRFFSPFMTYTMFFCIAYIMYYSGGSVIGGQFVPTSVLEANMDGIIGVALAAAFGAYYGLVAPIPGFIGCVIGGSETSSNIMFAKIQNVAVSQTIGAEKFALAFGSLAVAGGIASAITPSKIYNACAVLGESSRTESEVMKINIWVALGLTAVTCIMTFFFLKVGIGF, via the coding sequence ATGGACATAGCAGGCTTGATAATATCTTTACTTCCCCTCCTCGTCGTATTCACGGGGATCGTGCTATTCAAGAAGTCTGGCTCGGTAATGGTCATCGTGGCTCTGGCGCTGACCGCATTCCTGGCATGGTGGTACTTCAACACCGGCCTCGATATCATCTATGGCGGGATAGTCATGGGGGTTCTCAAGTCCCTGGGCATCGGCATAACAGTCGTATTCGCTATGTTCATGGTGTTCCTGATGCAGGTCACGGGTGCGCTGAACCGCATCTCAGACGCCATCCACCGCGTGGCCGGCAATAAGGAAGAGAAGGCGCTGTTCGTGGGCATGGGCTTCGGCTCTTTCGTGACGGCGCTGGGGCTCGTCACGCCTGCGCTGTTCCCGCCCCTGCTGGTCGCCATGGGCTTTACTCCGGTGGCCGCAATTGCGATCGCCTGCCTTGGCTACGACCCGCTGTGCTCGTTCGCGCTGCTCTCCCTTCCGATCACCCTCCCGGCCAGCGCCGCGGCAGGAATGGGAATACCTATCACCGAGCACTCGTTCGCCATGAACATCTCGATCTACCTCCCCGTGATCAGCGTCCTCTTCGCCTTCGCCATCCTGATAGTGGTGGGAGGGATGGAAGCCATGAAACGGTCCTGGGTGCCTGCCCTCCTGTCGGGCCTGGTCATATCCCTGACAGCTCTGGTTCTGGTCTACACCCAGATAGTGCCCCTGTCGATAGTGGGAGTCGTTGCAGGCAGTGCCTCCATGCTCTCGCTGTACCTCTACCATATAGCCGGCCAGTACCTCGGTAAAAAGGAGGTTGCGCTGCAGGAGACGGCGAAACAGCCGGCCATGGCAGACGGCGGGGCCAGAGCCACTGGAATATCTCTGGTCAAGGCGCTGTCTCCGTGGGTCATCCTGATCCTCCTGGTCAGCATCGCCAGCGTCCCGCAGATCGCAGGCATCCTCAAGGGCGTCCCCGGGAACCTGGAGGTCATCACCGCCTTCGCCAACCAGAAGGTCGACCTCGACATCCTCTCCCAGGCCTACACCTGGATCCTGGTCGCCTCCGTCATAGGCATCTTTACCCTGGGAGCCAGCAAAGCTCAGGTCTCGCAAGCGCTGGACCTGACAGTGAAACGCTTCTTCAGCCCCTTCATGACGTACACGATGTTCTTCTGCATCGCCTACATCATGTACTACTCCGGCGGCTCAGTCATCGGGGGCCAGTTCGTCCCCACGAGCGTGCTGGAAGCAAACATGGACGGCATCATCGGAGTGGCGCTCGCCGCCGCCTTCGGCGCCTACTACGGCCTCGTCGCCCCAATCCCCGGCTTCATCGGCTGCGTGATCGGCGGCAGCGAAACCTCCTCGAATATCATGTTCGCCAAGATCCAGAACGTGGCGGTCAGCCAGACCATCGGCGCCGAAAAGTTCGCCCTCGCCTTCGGCTCTCTCGCAGTGGCGGGCGGCATCGCCAGCGCCATCACCCCCTCGAAGATCTACAATGCCTGCGCAGTCCTTGGGGAGAGCAGCAGGACGGAGAGCGAGGTCATGAAGATAAACATCTGGGTAGCCCTCGGGCTGACGGCAGTGACCTGCATCATGACGTTCTTCTTCCTGAAGGTCGGCATCGGGTTCTGA
- a CDS encoding phosphoglycerate kinase, with protein sequence MERDYNTMDDFSFKGKTVLLRVEFNSPMSPDGKILDDKRIRESVPTIRELDEAKVVLLAHQSRPGKKDFTTMEDHARRLQKYLEQNVRYVDDIFGSHARSEIVEAEPGDVLLLENVRFYAEEQLEQAPEAHAKTHLVKKLAPLAQAFLNDAFGASHRSQCSLVGFTPVLPSGAGRLMEKEIDSLNKALTGGGETTYVLGGAKVDDSISVTRNVLEKNIATKVLVTGVVANIFLAAAGINIGKPNLAFIEKNEYLGEIDRAREILKAFDGKIVLPTDVAINKDGKRVEMSVKSLPTDYVVSDIGRETIALFNDIVRKSDKVVLNGPAGIFENPDFSAGTNEMLMAATKAKFSVVGGGHSSAAVETLGIEGKISHVSTGGGAAIDFLSGKRMPAIEALKAAKAMRK encoded by the coding sequence ATGGAGCGCGACTATAACACGATGGATGATTTCTCCTTCAAGGGAAAGACTGTGCTGCTGCGGGTAGAGTTCAACTCCCCGATGAGCCCGGACGGCAAGATTCTCGACGACAAGCGTATCCGGGAGAGCGTGCCGACGATCCGGGAGCTGGACGAGGCTAAAGTGGTGCTCCTGGCACACCAGAGCAGGCCCGGCAAAAAGGATTTTACCACCATGGAGGATCATGCCAGGCGGCTCCAGAAATACCTGGAGCAGAACGTCCGGTATGTGGACGACATCTTCGGCTCCCACGCCCGGTCAGAGATCGTGGAGGCAGAGCCCGGCGACGTCCTGCTCCTCGAGAACGTGCGCTTCTATGCAGAAGAACAGCTGGAGCAGGCACCGGAGGCCCATGCTAAAACGCATCTGGTCAAGAAGCTCGCACCTCTCGCCCAGGCTTTCCTGAACGACGCCTTCGGCGCGTCCCACAGGTCCCAGTGCTCCCTGGTAGGCTTCACCCCCGTGCTCCCGTCAGGGGCAGGCAGGCTCATGGAAAAAGAGATCGACTCCCTGAACAAGGCGCTCACCGGCGGCGGGGAGACGACGTATGTCCTGGGCGGCGCCAAGGTCGACGACAGCATCAGCGTGACCAGAAACGTGCTAGAGAAGAACATCGCCACCAAAGTGCTGGTCACCGGCGTCGTCGCCAACATCTTCCTCGCGGCCGCTGGAATAAACATTGGCAAGCCTAACCTGGCCTTCATAGAGAAGAACGAGTACCTCGGAGAGATCGACAGGGCCAGAGAGATCCTCAAAGCCTTCGACGGCAAAATAGTCCTGCCCACCGACGTGGCCATCAACAAAGACGGCAAGCGCGTCGAGATGAGCGTCAAGAGCCTTCCCACTGACTACGTAGTCTCAGATATCGGCAGAGAGACCATCGCCCTCTTCAACGACATCGTCCGGAAATCGGATAAGGTAGTCCTCAACGGCCCGGCCGGCATCTTCGAAAACCCCGACTTTAGCGCCGGCACCAACGAGATGCTCATGGCGGCCACCAAAGCGAAGTTCTCAGTAGTAGGCGGCGGCCACAGCTCCGCGGCAGTCGAGACCCTGGGCATCGAAGGCAAGATCAGCCACGTCTCCACCGGCGGCGGCGCTGCGATAGACTTCTTAAGTGGCAAGCGCATGCCCGCCATAGAGGCGCTCAAGGCAGCAAAAGCGATGAGGAAATAG
- the argC gene encoding N-acetyl-gamma-glutamyl-phosphate reductase → MSYKIFVDGQEGTTGLQIHEYLARRTDVEVLRIDSARRKDPAERKRLISESDVTFLCLPDEAARESAALAENSDACIIDTSTAHRVNPAWAYGLPELDKGQRQKIRASKRIANPGCHATAFILAVKPLIASGLLPADTRLAASSITGYSGGGKKMIEDYNGPKRGWSPRPYGLPLAHKHLPEMCAYTGLTVSPIFQPIVGSFYKGLTVTVYLDPKQFTRAAAPGDIQNLLADYYAGEQFVRVAPIDLERNTQGGFFDVEGCNDTNYADLFVFGNNDRIVLMSRLDNLGKGASGAAVQAMNVHLGVEESLGLI, encoded by the coding sequence ATGTCCTACAAGATCTTCGTCGACGGCCAGGAAGGCACCACCGGCCTCCAGATCCACGAATACCTGGCCCGGCGCACCGACGTCGAGGTGCTCAGGATCGATTCCGCCAGGCGTAAGGACCCGGCTGAGCGGAAGCGGCTGATCAGCGAATCGGACGTCACTTTTCTGTGCCTGCCGGACGAGGCTGCCAGAGAATCGGCGGCCCTGGCCGAGAATTCTGATGCCTGCATCATCGACACCTCGACCGCTCACCGCGTCAACCCGGCCTGGGCCTACGGCCTGCCCGAACTGGACAAAGGCCAGAGGCAGAAGATCCGGGCGTCGAAGCGCATAGCGAACCCCGGCTGCCACGCAACTGCCTTCATCCTGGCTGTGAAGCCGTTAATTGCATCGGGCCTCCTGCCGGCCGACACCAGGCTCGCGGCCAGCTCGATCACCGGCTACTCTGGCGGCGGCAAGAAGATGATCGAGGACTACAACGGCCCTAAACGCGGCTGGTCGCCCAGGCCCTACGGGCTGCCGCTGGCCCACAAGCACCTGCCCGAAATGTGCGCTTACACAGGCCTGACCGTTTCGCCGATCTTCCAGCCCATCGTCGGCTCGTTCTACAAAGGCCTGACCGTGACCGTCTACCTCGACCCGAAGCAGTTTACCCGGGCGGCGGCTCCCGGCGACATCCAGAACCTACTGGCCGACTATTACGCGGGCGAACAGTTCGTCCGGGTAGCCCCGATCGATCTGGAGCGCAACACTCAGGGCGGCTTCTTCGACGTCGAAGGCTGTAACGACACGAACTACGCCGACCTGTTCGTCTTCGGCAACAACGACCGCATAGTGCTGATGTCCCGCCTCGACAACCTCGGCAAAGGCGCTTCCGGCGCTGCAGTACAGGCCATGAACGTGCACCTGGGGGTCGAAGAGAGCCTGGGTCTGATATAA
- a CDS encoding DUF1284 domain-containing protein, translated as MLQPRPLSGKKGIPLRAHHLLCLLGFQGIGYSAEFIRNFHKVKRMVDQNPELDIEVVDDCDVVCLQCPHSQDSLCVKGGAPDNKTVRDMDHRVMEKLEIKPRDRFKVREIYALIKEKIRPEDLPEFCRGCDYLQLGFCTRGLESLLAENR; from the coding sequence ATGCTGCAGCCACGACCCCTGTCCGGCAAAAAGGGCATACCGCTCAGAGCACATCATCTATTGTGCCTGCTCGGCTTCCAGGGCATCGGCTACTCCGCAGAGTTCATCCGCAACTTCCACAAAGTCAAGCGGATGGTCGACCAGAACCCGGAGCTCGACATCGAAGTCGTCGACGACTGCGACGTCGTCTGCCTCCAGTGCCCCCATTCCCAGGATTCCCTGTGCGTGAAAGGCGGGGCGCCCGACAACAAAACGGTCCGGGACATGGACCACAGAGTCATGGAAAAGCTGGAGATCAAGCCCCGTGACCGGTTCAAGGTCCGGGAGATCTACGCTCTGATCAAGGAAAAGATCCGTCCCGAGGACCTCCCGGAATTCTGCCGGGGCTGCGACTACCTCCAGCTAGGGTTCTGTACCAGGGGGCTCGAAAGCCTGCTCGCCGAGAACCGGTGA
- a CDS encoding energy-coupling factor ABC transporter ATP-binding protein, translated as MDCASHRYPDGSMGIHDMCFYIKPAEIVAICGANGSGKSTLLEHLNGLLLPTSGHVYVMGRPFREKKDTIWRQVGLVFQRPEDQLFAPTVLDDVMFGPINLGMSKEEAREVAISALEHVGVSDLVDKMPNYLSGGQKRLVAIAGVLAMRPKIICMDEPTSDLDEVHSRRIVDIIEEMRRFHGISVVISTHDLNLASRIADRVCIVREGSIIADGQPRDVFYDRELIEYAGLSLPAVVELYYAYCERMGLRPDRRPLTVEELLDALTARTCPSFI; from the coding sequence GTGGACTGCGCCAGCCACCGGTATCCTGACGGAAGCATGGGTATCCACGACATGTGCTTCTACATAAAGCCCGCAGAGATCGTCGCTATCTGCGGGGCTAACGGCTCGGGCAAGTCGACGCTGCTGGAGCACCTGAACGGCCTGCTGCTGCCGACGTCGGGCCACGTGTACGTCATGGGCAGGCCGTTCAGAGAGAAAAAAGACACGATATGGAGGCAGGTAGGCCTCGTGTTCCAGCGGCCTGAAGATCAGCTGTTCGCGCCCACGGTACTCGACGACGTCATGTTCGGCCCGATAAACCTGGGCATGAGCAAAGAGGAGGCCCGGGAAGTAGCGATCAGTGCGCTGGAGCACGTGGGTGTCTCAGACCTCGTGGACAAGATGCCGAATTACCTGAGCGGAGGCCAGAAGAGGCTGGTGGCCATCGCGGGAGTGCTGGCCATGAGGCCGAAAATCATATGCATGGATGAGCCGACCTCAGACCTTGACGAAGTCCATTCCCGGAGAATCGTGGACATCATCGAAGAGATGAGGCGCTTCCACGGTATCAGCGTGGTGATCTCCACCCACGACCTGAATCTCGCCTCCCGGATTGCCGACCGGGTCTGCATTGTGCGGGAGGGCAGCATCATAGCTGACGGCCAGCCGAGAGACGTGTTTTACGACAGGGAGCTAATCGAGTACGCAGGGCTGTCCCTGCCGGCCGTTGTAGAGCTATACTATGCGTACTGCGAACGAATGGGCCTCAGGCCCGACAGAAGGCCGCTGACCGTGGAAGAGCTGCTGGACGCGTTGACTGCCCGGACCTGCCCATCATTTATATAA
- a CDS encoding acetate--CoA ligase family protein, translating into MSGHTLDPLLKPKSIAVIGASKDQSKWGYKVLYNILSNRYKGKVFPVNPSAQEILGKQCFPDVTSIPDEVDLGVVIVPAQAAPSVIDDCGRKGVGALCVITSGFSEVGKEGAALEEDLKKKAKAYGMRMLGPNTMGFVNRSISLNASIVPRMPYRGEISFISQSGALGLALTDWSIGSRLGLNCIISTGNKADVSEADLLEYFDQDEDTWTISMYIEGLKDGRRFIEAASKVKKPMLAIKAGVSQAGARAAASHTGSLAGSDAVYDSAFRQCGVIRVEGVEEMFDAAMAVSTQPRPEGNRVAILSNGGGMAIMASDACERRGMQVPQLNKYTRAGIARLLPAFASVKNPVDTVAKSDYHIYKEAMRALLDDKDIDCVMVIYAHAGMTDAMEPAQAVVDMLKEKYPKPVVACWMGGEDIDAVARMFRKNRVPFYPVPERAAEALRTLIEYDSSLVRKKVKR; encoded by the coding sequence ATGAGCGGCCATACTCTTGATCCACTACTCAAGCCGAAGAGCATCGCGGTCATCGGCGCCTCAAAAGACCAGTCCAAGTGGGGCTACAAGGTACTCTACAACATTCTCAGTAACCGCTACAAAGGTAAAGTGTTCCCGGTAAACCCTTCGGCACAGGAAATACTGGGGAAGCAGTGCTTTCCCGACGTCACCTCGATCCCGGACGAGGTAGACCTGGGAGTAGTAATCGTCCCGGCCCAGGCAGCGCCTTCAGTGATCGACGACTGCGGCAGGAAAGGTGTCGGAGCGCTGTGCGTGATCACCTCCGGGTTCAGCGAAGTGGGCAAGGAGGGCGCGGCCCTGGAAGAAGACCTGAAAAAGAAGGCGAAGGCTTACGGGATGCGGATGCTCGGCCCGAATACCATGGGCTTCGTGAACCGGAGCATCTCGCTGAACGCCAGCATCGTGCCCCGGATGCCATACAGGGGCGAGATTTCCTTCATCAGCCAGAGCGGCGCGCTGGGCCTGGCGCTGACGGACTGGTCCATCGGCTCCCGCCTGGGCCTGAACTGCATCATCAGCACCGGCAACAAGGCGGACGTCTCGGAAGCAGATTTGCTGGAGTACTTCGATCAGGACGAGGACACGTGGACCATATCCATGTATATCGAGGGGCTGAAAGACGGGCGCAGGTTCATCGAGGCCGCCTCTAAGGTGAAAAAGCCCATGCTGGCCATTAAAGCGGGAGTCAGCCAGGCCGGCGCCAGGGCGGCGGCTTCCCACACGGGCAGCCTCGCAGGCTCCGACGCAGTCTACGACTCGGCGTTCCGCCAGTGCGGCGTCATCAGGGTCGAGGGCGTGGAGGAGATGTTCGACGCGGCGATGGCGGTATCCACCCAGCCCAGGCCTGAAGGTAACAGGGTAGCCATCCTCTCCAACGGAGGCGGCATGGCGATCATGGCGAGCGACGCGTGCGAGCGCAGGGGCATGCAGGTGCCGCAGCTCAACAAGTACACAAGGGCAGGCATCGCCCGGCTTCTGCCCGCATTCGCATCGGTGAAAAATCCCGTGGACACGGTGGCGAAGTCCGACTACCACATCTACAAAGAGGCGATGAGGGCGCTCCTCGACGATAAGGACATAGACTGCGTGATGGTGATATATGCGCATGCAGGAATGACCGATGCCATGGAGCCGGCCCAGGCAGTGGTAGATATGCTCAAGGAAAAATACCCGAAGCCTGTCGTCGCCTGCTGGATGGGCGGTGAAGACATCGACGCGGTGGCGAGGATGTTTCGCAAGAACAGGGTGCCGTTCTACCCTGTGCCCGAGCGAGCAGCAGAGGCGCTGCGGACTTTGATAGAATATGATAGCTCGCTGGTCAGGAAGAAGGTGAAGCGATGA
- a CDS encoding acetate--CoA ligase family protein — MTASTRLLNELEAKELLASYGITINAGQAVSSPTEAADAAAKLGFPVALKVLSDKISHKSDLGLVALNIASADCARGAYDRIITAARALDPEATAVVQTMAAPGREVIVGAKRDPQFGPIVLFGMGGVFVEVFKDVSIRVAPVDHQTAIEMIKEIKGYRMLTEFRGQKSVDIDALADVIVNISRLIMEREDILELDANPVMAYESGAIAVDARVLLKD, encoded by the coding sequence ATGACTGCGTCTACGAGGCTGCTTAATGAACTTGAGGCCAAGGAACTGCTGGCCAGCTACGGTATCACGATAAACGCAGGGCAGGCCGTAAGTAGCCCGACAGAGGCGGCTGATGCGGCGGCGAAACTGGGCTTCCCGGTCGCCCTGAAGGTGCTGTCGGACAAGATCTCCCACAAGAGCGACCTCGGGCTCGTGGCGCTGAACATCGCCTCGGCAGATTGCGCCCGGGGAGCCTACGATCGCATCATCACAGCAGCGAGGGCCCTCGACCCGGAAGCCACCGCAGTAGTCCAGACAATGGCCGCCCCCGGCAGGGAGGTCATCGTCGGAGCCAAGAGAGACCCCCAGTTCGGGCCGATCGTCCTCTTCGGCATGGGCGGCGTGTTCGTGGAGGTCTTCAAGGACGTCTCCATCCGGGTAGCGCCGGTAGACCACCAGACAGCTATAGAGATGATCAAGGAGATCAAAGGCTACAGGATGCTCACCGAGTTCCGGGGCCAGAAAAGCGTAGATATAGATGCGCTGGCGGACGTGATCGTAAATATTTCCCGGCTCATCATGGAGCGGGAGGACATCTTGGAGCTGGATGCCAATCCTGTCATGGCTTACGAGAGTGGAGCCATCGCTGTGGATGCCAGGGTTCTGCTAAAAGATTGA